Proteins from a genomic interval of Zingiber officinale cultivar Zhangliang chromosome 1B, Zo_v1.1, whole genome shotgun sequence:
- the LOC122051935 gene encoding probable beta-1,3-galactosyltransferase 14 yields the protein MPMSPKVFHYRSASRFRRFSSSPAFPLICLIFGIAGVLFGLFSITRPARKCPDVEPRALSFMWDRNEGGGAGGGVAERHKVMGFVGIQTGFGSVGRRWAIRQTWLPADRQGLLRLEEATGLAFRFVIGKTKDKSKMAALQTEVNEYDDFMLIDIEEEYSNLPYKTLAFFKAAFALYDSDFYVKADDDIYLRPDRLSLLLAKERPTTQTYLGCMKKGPVFTDPHLKWYEPLSHLLGTGYFLHAYGPIYALSSDVVSSLVALRNNSFRMFSNEDVTIGSWMLAMNVNHENNLALCEPDCSSSSIAVWDIPRCSGLCNPEVKMLQLHKKEICSGIPKSSDE from the exons ATGCCGATGTCGCCCAAGGTCTTCCACTACCGTTCCGCCTCCCGCTTCCGCCGCTTCTCATCCTCCCCCGCCTTCCCCCTTATTTGCCTAATCTTCGGCATCGCCGGTGTCCTCTTCGGCCTTTTCTCCATCACGAGACCCGCCAGAAAGTGCCCCGATGTCGAACCCAGGGCGTTGTCTTTCATGTGGGACCGTAATGAAGGCGGAGGAGCTGGTGGTGGAGTGGCGGAGCGGCACAAGGTAATGGGTTTCGTCGGGATCCAGACGGGATTTGGATCCGTTGGTCGACGGTGGGCTATCAGGCAGACGTGGTTGCCCGCCGATCGCCAAGGTCTTCTTCG CTTGGAAGAGGCGACTGGCTTGGCCTTCAGATTTGTTATAGGAAAGACCAAAGATAAATCAAAAATGGCAGCGCTTCAAACAGAGGTGAATGAGTATGATGACTTCATGCTTATAGATATTGAGGAAGAGTACAGCAATCTTCCATATAAAAC GTTAGCTTTCTTTAAAGCAGCATTTGCACTTTATGATTCAGATTTCTATGTGAAAGCTGATGATGATATATATTTGAGACCAG ATCGACTTTCCTTGCTTTTGGCAAAAGAGCGACCAACCACTCAAACATATCTTGGATGCATGAAAAAGGGTCCTGTATTCACTGACCCTCACCTCAAGTG GTACGAGCCACTATCACACCTGCTTGGGACAGGATACTTTCTTCATGCTTATGGTCCCATATATGCACTTTCATCTGATGTGGTGTCGAGCTTGGTTGCACTGAGAAACAACAG TTTCCGAATGTTCAGCAACGAGGACGTGACAATAGGTTCCTGGATGCTTGCTATGAATGTCAACCATGAAAACAACCTTGCTCTTTGCGAGCCTGATTGTTCGTCATCATCAATTGCTGTTTGGGATATTCCAAGATGCTCAG